One genomic segment of Paenibacillus sp. FSL H8-0332 includes these proteins:
- a CDS encoding ATP-binding protein — MSAQSASPAGEIRHWQMKWQEGPADGGLRAPVTEEQGWIDVEAKAEMPQKPPGVSSAWTKITLPSYHYVSPSVYIQTIYALHVKVYVEDRLVFEGDRGFIMDNYSLLVPLDIRDNGKTLYIWTQTLQDRIGIKEQVILGEHSILIKDYIKNGLIDVILGGAFIFVAAVLFVCAFFLNKEYFPVAASLSIVIASTGVLSVTYSPFMYTFYSYLGGLSVFLFDVALLSLLPALTFLFEKIFGGGKYGIIRRFRKFQMFYSLFCCVLLIINALSGGRYVEFYYFISTKIVGIIMILQFILLIGCVIVFSLKRNKDAIIFACGFGTAALTGILELLWYYFKRGNYDLFYWKWALVVFILSLIVILGRRLAQNHQQVVKYSQELELFNNELQRSEKMEIISELAASVAHEVRNPLQVTRGFLQLLSEKSSGDEERYLSMALSELDRAASIITDFLTFAKPEFEQVSLLHVNEEFMHIQSILLPLCHLNGGKMILEVEDGLWVKGNSSKFKQAMINIIKNSIESLGEEGTIHLLAYSRGDKVHIHIKDNGAGMEPAVLSRLGEPYFSSNKTKGTGLGLMVTFRIIEAMEGEIRFMSKKGAGTESITLLPRAEGLDDSNSR, encoded by the coding sequence GTGTCAGCGCAAAGCGCCTCCCCCGCTGGTGAGATCAGACATTGGCAGATGAAGTGGCAGGAGGGACCGGCGGATGGCGGACTCCGGGCTCCGGTAACGGAAGAGCAGGGGTGGATCGATGTGGAGGCGAAGGCCGAGATGCCGCAGAAGCCTCCCGGGGTATCGTCCGCCTGGACCAAGATTACTTTGCCTTCCTATCATTACGTGTCTCCTTCCGTCTATATTCAGACGATCTATGCGCTGCATGTGAAGGTGTACGTGGAGGACCGGCTGGTTTTTGAAGGGGACAGAGGCTTCATTATGGATAACTATTCCCTGCTTGTGCCTCTGGATATCCGGGATAATGGCAAGACGCTCTATATCTGGACGCAGACGCTCCAGGACCGGATCGGAATCAAAGAGCAGGTGATACTCGGGGAGCACAGTATTCTGATCAAGGATTATATCAAAAACGGACTCATAGATGTGATTCTGGGCGGCGCTTTTATCTTTGTGGCGGCGGTTCTGTTTGTGTGCGCATTTTTCCTGAACAAGGAGTATTTCCCGGTGGCGGCCTCGCTGTCCATTGTCATCGCCTCTACCGGTGTGCTGTCTGTAACCTACTCGCCCTTCATGTATACCTTCTACAGCTATTTGGGCGGGCTCAGTGTGTTTTTGTTCGATGTGGCGCTGTTGTCCCTGTTACCCGCACTGACCTTTCTGTTCGAGAAAATATTCGGCGGGGGCAAATACGGCATCATCCGCAGATTTCGTAAATTCCAGATGTTTTATTCCTTATTCTGCTGTGTACTCCTCATTATAAATGCACTCTCCGGGGGGCGGTATGTGGAATTCTACTATTTCATCTCGACCAAGATTGTCGGCATTATTATGATTCTTCAATTCATTCTGCTGATCGGCTGCGTCATCGTGTTCTCCCTGAAGCGCAACAAGGATGCGATCATCTTCGCATGCGGCTTCGGTACGGCTGCCCTTACCGGGATCTTGGAGCTGCTGTGGTATTATTTCAAACGCGGAAATTATGATCTCTTCTATTGGAAGTGGGCGCTGGTCGTGTTCATTCTCTCGCTGATTGTAATTCTGGGGCGGCGGCTCGCGCAGAATCATCAGCAGGTAGTGAAGTATTCGCAGGAGCTGGAGCTGTTCAACAACGAATTGCAGCGGTCGGAGAAAATGGAGATCATCAGCGAGCTGGCAGCATCGGTAGCCCATGAGGTGCGCAACCCGCTCCAGGTGACCCGGGGGTTCCTCCAGCTGCTCAGCGAGAAGTCGAGCGGGGACGAAGAGAGATATCTGTCCATGGCGCTCAGTGAGCTGGACCGGGCGGCGAGCATCATCACCGATTTCCTGACCTTTGCCAAGCCGGAATTTGAACAGGTCTCCCTGCTCCATGTGAATGAAGAATTCATGCATATCCAGAGCATTCTGTTGCCTCTATGCCATCTGAACGGAGGCAAAATGATTCTGGAGGTGGAAGACGGTCTGTGGGTCAAAGGGAATTCCTCGAAGTTCAAGCAGGCGATGATTAATATCATCAAGAACAGCATTGAATCCCTGGGCGAGGAAGGCACGATTCATCTGCTGGCCTATAGCCGGGGGGATAAGGTACATATTCATATTAAGGATAACGGGGCAGGCATGGAACCGGCTGTGCTTAGCCGTCTGGGTGAGCCGTATTTCTCCTCCAACAAGACGAAGGGCACGGGGCTCGGGCTAATGGTCACGTTCCGTATTATTGAAGCGATGGAGGGCGAAATCCGTTTTATGAGCAAAAAAGGAGCTGGAACCGAGTCCATCACCCTTCTGCCGCGTGCAGAAGGACTGGACGATTCCAACTCCCGATAA
- a CDS encoding NHLP leader peptide family RiPP precursor gives MSVGVLKNQVIQKAWEDPAFKQRLLEDPKAALQEALGINLPDNITLKTVEEGSNEFYLVIPPSPSSDVMKTRITPMGTW, from the coding sequence TTGTCAGTAGGAGTTCTTAAGAATCAGGTGATTCAGAAGGCGTGGGAAGATCCGGCTTTCAAACAAAGACTGCTTGAAGATCCGAAGGCAGCGCTCCAGGAAGCGCTGGGCATCAACCTTCCTGACAACATTACACTGAAGACCGTGGAGGAAGGCTCGAATGAATTCTACCTGGTCATTCCCCCAAGCCCGTCTTCGGATGTAATGAAGACACGTATCACCCCAATGGGAACCTGGTAG
- a CDS encoding family 20 glycosylhydrolase — protein sequence MPEVIHLQLFPRPQKVMVSEGLFHIPGNGSIVLAGESQVSALPAARRLQQITSGVIRLSLPLSIGLRSATVPACTFRYNALLTEGAYELHINEEGITAAYGSAQGAYYAATTLKQLLEQFGRTLPYLHIRDQPDFAARGLMLDISRNKIPKLETLYRIIDLMADLKLNQLQLYIEGAPFAYESFPQVWELESPITGDEILLLDAYCRERYIELVPNQNSFGHMEGWLTRPEFNHLAEAPEGFMLPEHMYNSDLYPGGLFMHPGTFDTEDPEVLKLLDTMYDDLLPYFTSNLVNVGCDETYEVGLGKNKALAEATGKGELYLSFLQKIHGLVKQRGKTMQFWGDIIIQHPELIPRLPKDIIAMEWGYGDTHPFEADTLKFREAEIPFYVCPGTSSWNSLTGRTDNMLANLRNAAVHGKRNGAIGYLITDWGDFGHWQHLPVSYAGFVYGAALAWNVEGNLETDVTPYLNHSIFQDRSGLIGQLLLDLGNYYKLESGTSHPNDTEMSMLLRSELDNALLAAKLSGEQLQQLEQYIGGIEVRLGQLALECNDAGLVVEELSNGIHFVRHAVQLTRLKQQLAGGDPQLEAPQVQALMQDLDLLLHQYRQLWTRRNRPGGLERSVSKLVRLRGEYADLAAKLGAAAVR from the coding sequence ATGCCTGAGGTTATTCATTTACAGCTCTTTCCCCGTCCGCAGAAGGTCATGGTCTCTGAAGGTCTGTTTCACATTCCCGGCAATGGCAGCATTGTTCTGGCCGGTGAGTCCCAGGTCTCCGCACTTCCCGCAGCCCGCAGGCTTCAGCAGATCACTTCCGGGGTGATCCGGTTGAGCCTGCCTTTGTCTATAGGGCTGCGTTCTGCCACAGTTCCGGCTTGTACCTTCCGCTATAACGCACTGCTTACAGAAGGAGCTTATGAGCTTCACATTAATGAAGAGGGAATCACTGCCGCTTATGGCTCTGCGCAAGGCGCTTATTATGCAGCCACGACGCTGAAGCAGCTCCTGGAGCAGTTCGGCAGAACTTTGCCTTATCTGCATATCCGCGATCAGCCGGATTTCGCGGCCAGAGGACTGATGCTTGATATCAGCCGCAACAAAATTCCCAAGCTGGAAACGCTGTACCGGATCATCGATCTGATGGCCGATCTGAAGCTCAATCAGTTGCAGCTATATATAGAAGGAGCTCCATTTGCTTACGAGTCCTTCCCCCAGGTATGGGAGCTGGAAAGTCCGATCACCGGCGATGAAATTCTGCTGCTGGATGCGTACTGCCGCGAGCGCTATATCGAGCTTGTGCCTAATCAGAACAGCTTCGGCCATATGGAGGGCTGGCTGACCCGGCCGGAGTTCAATCACCTGGCGGAAGCCCCCGAAGGCTTCATGCTCCCCGAGCATATGTACAACAGCGATTTATATCCGGGCGGACTGTTCATGCATCCCGGAACCTTCGATACGGAAGATCCGGAAGTGCTGAAGCTCCTGGACACCATGTACGATGACCTCCTGCCGTACTTCACCTCGAATCTAGTCAATGTCGGATGCGATGAGACTTATGAAGTGGGATTGGGGAAAAACAAGGCCTTGGCTGAGGCAACCGGAAAGGGAGAACTCTATCTGTCCTTCCTGCAAAAGATTCATGGCCTGGTCAAGCAGCGCGGCAAAACCATGCAGTTCTGGGGCGATATCATTATCCAGCATCCGGAGCTGATTCCCCGGCTGCCGAAGGACATTATCGCTATGGAATGGGGCTACGGCGACACGCATCCCTTTGAAGCGGATACCCTGAAATTCCGTGAAGCAGAGATTCCGTTCTATGTCTGCCCCGGGACCAGCTCCTGGAACTCCCTTACCGGACGGACCGATAATATGCTGGCCAATCTGCGTAATGCTGCAGTTCACGGCAAACGAAACGGGGCAATCGGTTACCTGATTACCGATTGGGGCGATTTCGGACACTGGCAGCATTTGCCGGTCAGCTACGCAGGATTCGTATACGGTGCTGCACTCGCCTGGAATGTGGAGGGGAATCTGGAAACGGATGTAACCCCTTACCTGAATCATTCAATCTTCCAGGACCGGTCCGGCTTGATCGGACAATTGCTTCTGGATCTGGGAAATTACTACAAGCTTGAATCAGGGACCAGCCATCCGAATGATACGGAGATGTCCATGCTGCTGCGCAGCGAGCTGGATAATGCGCTGCTGGCCGCGAAGCTCTCCGGGGAGCAGCTTCAGCAGTTGGAGCAGTACATCGGCGGCATTGAAGTAAGGCTGGGACAACTTGCCCTGGAATGCAATGATGCCGGTCTGGTCGTAGAAGAACTAAGCAACGGAATCCATTTCGTGAGACATGCCGTGCAATTGACCCGGCTCAAACAACAGCTCGCTGGCGGAGATCCGCAGCTTGAAGCACCGCAGGTTCAGGCGCTGATGCAGGATCTGGATCTGCTGCTCCACCAGTACCGCCAGCTATGGACCCGCCGCAACCGGCCGGGCGGCCTGGAGCGCAGCGTCTCGAAGCTGGTCCGCCTGCGCGGAGAATACGCCGATCTTGCCGCGAAACTAGGCGCGGCAGCAGTTCGGTAG
- a CDS encoding helix-turn-helix domain-containing protein — MPKLMDYMISPYPIRIIDPKVEPSRLRLKSIRIGQAGHLPGRTLFRSGAVFEQWAFVYIVSGSGTYMENGGQEQQVREGSLFFFRPGCSYSFGPPPGGYWDEYYVNFSGSRVTEWLEAGMIAGGEVTRGDKAEGLDASFEQILEFMAGGVPGDADRAALLLEEMLLECSLQLQGSNRLWQQGAMPLIREALNACIYEKPDLQRLAEGLHLSMSTLRRTVRRSSGYPLHEYIHRLKMAEAKHLLLNTSLQVQEIAGMLHYRDSFYFSRLFKKYMGLSPQTCRNHL; from the coding sequence ATGCCCAAGCTCATGGATTATATGATCAGTCCTTATCCGATACGTATTATTGATCCGAAGGTCGAGCCCTCCAGGCTCCGCTTGAAGTCGATTCGCATAGGGCAAGCCGGCCATCTGCCGGGAAGAACGCTGTTTCGTTCCGGTGCGGTGTTTGAACAATGGGCATTTGTGTATATAGTCTCCGGAAGCGGGACGTATATGGAGAACGGAGGACAAGAGCAGCAGGTCCGTGAGGGTAGCCTGTTTTTTTTCAGACCCGGCTGCAGCTACAGCTTCGGACCGCCGCCTGGCGGGTATTGGGACGAATATTATGTTAATTTCAGCGGAAGCCGTGTAACGGAGTGGTTGGAGGCCGGAATGATTGCCGGAGGAGAGGTGACCCGGGGGGATAAGGCGGAAGGGCTGGACGCGTCCTTTGAGCAGATTCTGGAGTTCATGGCCGGGGGAGTTCCCGGTGATGCGGACCGGGCTGCGCTGCTGCTGGAAGAGATGCTGCTGGAATGCTCGCTGCAACTTCAGGGCAGTAACCGCCTGTGGCAGCAAGGGGCGATGCCGCTGATCCGGGAAGCGCTGAATGCCTGCATCTATGAGAAGCCGGATCTGCAGCGGCTGGCTGAAGGCCTGCACCTCTCCATGTCTACACTCCGCCGCACCGTGCGGCGGAGCAGCGGGTACCCCTTGCATGAATATATCCACCGGCTGAAGATGGCCGAGGCCAAGCATCTCTTGCTCAATACCTCCCTGCAGGTGCAGGAGATAGCAGGGATGCTTCATTATAGAGATAGTTTTTATTTCTCAAGGCTGTTCAAGAAATATATGGGCCTCTCTCCACAGACCTGCCGGAATCATTTATGA
- a CDS encoding ATP-binding protein — MLMISVETALIVVLMLFTGGYDSPFKLYVLNPVLFAAGALSFYYTWSLILGYIAMVAVSGYMTSDSPGLTIAEIILANGNLFLALSLAVIVMQMVKGIKRQREEANARTNDTMEHIKSLYHIVETSSQHDFMNIGQVITDYVVKLTKLEKALFWFAKKSGEPAPQSRQTGWQHEEERLLFMELEKHEHEWRLQREPVFKSMPGIGDFLLMPVRMSTRFVGMIGVRLEASEGLEGRRWYIQQLMFLSELSAIILERHELGVIENRLIITNEQNRIADEMHDSVSQSLFGIVYATHSLKQTWRKMSERELEEQIELIHDSATKVAKELRITIYSLSSKKSGGPSWLGMVRSHLKSLSRLNDVEIELKITGDDFSLPYPYHKALFRIISEATGNAIRHGAASRVDVELSLKPKWIRLSIVDDGVGFDKDLILTESEEHSGGLGMKNMQYLAQSLGGDFQLSSSENAGTRIMISIPVGVAELKNA; from the coding sequence ATGCTAATGATCAGTGTGGAGACGGCACTTATTGTGGTGTTGATGTTATTTACTGGAGGATACGACAGTCCTTTTAAGCTATATGTCCTTAACCCGGTGCTGTTTGCGGCGGGGGCACTCTCTTTTTATTACACATGGAGTCTGATCCTGGGCTATATTGCCATGGTAGCAGTATCCGGCTATATGACTTCCGATTCGCCCGGTCTTACGATTGCTGAAATTATACTTGCCAATGGTAACCTGTTTCTAGCCCTGTCTCTCGCGGTTATAGTTATGCAGATGGTTAAGGGGATAAAGCGGCAGCGGGAAGAAGCGAACGCGCGGACCAACGATACCATGGAACATATCAAATCGCTTTATCACATCGTGGAAACATCAAGCCAGCATGACTTCATGAATATAGGCCAAGTGATTACCGACTATGTAGTCAAGCTTACCAAGCTGGAGAAGGCCCTGTTCTGGTTCGCCAAAAAAAGCGGGGAACCTGCTCCGCAGAGCCGGCAGACGGGGTGGCAGCATGAAGAGGAGCGTCTGCTGTTCATGGAACTGGAGAAGCATGAGCATGAATGGAGGCTGCAGCGTGAACCGGTATTCAAGAGTATGCCGGGAATCGGCGACTTCCTGCTGATGCCGGTAAGAATGAGTACCAGGTTCGTCGGTATGATTGGTGTGAGGCTGGAAGCCTCAGAAGGGCTGGAGGGCCGCAGATGGTACATCCAGCAGCTGATGTTCCTGTCGGAGCTGAGTGCGATTATTCTTGAGCGCCATGAGCTGGGCGTGATCGAGAACCGGCTGATCATCACGAACGAGCAGAACCGGATAGCCGATGAGATGCATGACAGTGTCTCCCAGAGTCTTTTCGGCATTGTCTATGCGACTCATTCTCTGAAGCAGACCTGGCGCAAGATGTCTGAACGGGAGCTGGAGGAGCAGATCGAGCTTATCCACGATTCAGCCACGAAGGTGGCCAAGGAGCTGCGGATTACCATCTACAGCCTCAGCTCCAAGAAGAGCGGCGGCCCGAGCTGGCTTGGGATGGTGCGCTCGCATCTGAAGAGCCTGTCCAGGCTTAACGATGTTGAGATAGAACTAAAAATAACGGGGGATGATTTCAGTCTCCCTTATCCTTACCACAAGGCACTCTTCCGGATTATTTCCGAAGCTACCGGCAATGCCATACGACATGGTGCTGCCAGCCGGGTGGATGTCGAACTGTCACTTAAGCCGAAATGGATCAGATTATCGATTGTCGACGATGGTGTCGGCTTCGATAAGGATCTGATTTTGACCGAATCTGAGGAGCACTCAGGCGGACTGGGAATGAAGAATATGCAATATCTGGCACAGTCCCTTGGCGGTGATTTCCAGTTATCCAGCAGCGAGAATGCTGGAACCCGAATTATGATCTCTATACCTGTTGGTGTGGCTGAACTGAAAAATGCATAA
- a CDS encoding response regulator transcription factor: MKIVIVDDHPLVRRGLASVISMQSNLQFAGEATNGQEALLVIEEIQPDLVLIDLKLADESGLDIIKEARVRGFSCKFILLTSSASREDFLKAEEVLVDGYVLKEALPEELLFAIQLVHKGRKYYDPGLMEDKMRMSGNSPTDELTPKEKEVLIELGQGACNREIASRLFISEFTVKKHVSQILAKLQVADRTQAALYANAVGLTKYEMSYD, encoded by the coding sequence GTGAAAATCGTCATTGTTGATGATCACCCTTTGGTGAGAAGAGGATTGGCATCTGTGATTTCCATGCAGTCCAATCTGCAGTTTGCCGGCGAAGCAACGAATGGCCAAGAAGCTCTGCTCGTGATTGAGGAGATACAACCAGATCTTGTGCTGATTGATCTGAAGCTTGCCGATGAATCGGGCCTGGATATTATCAAGGAAGCACGCGTACGCGGGTTCTCATGCAAGTTCATCCTGCTTACGTCCTCAGCCAGCCGGGAAGATTTCCTGAAGGCGGAGGAAGTGCTGGTAGACGGTTATGTACTGAAGGAAGCTCTGCCTGAGGAATTGCTGTTTGCAATTCAACTGGTTCACAAGGGCAGGAAGTATTACGATCCCGGGCTGATGGAAGACAAGATGCGCATGAGCGGCAACAGTCCAACCGATGAGCTTACACCCAAAGAGAAGGAAGTCCTGATCGAACTGGGACAGGGGGCCTGCAACCGTGAGATTGCTTCACGCCTGTTCATCAGCGAATTCACCGTCAAAAAGCATGTCAGCCAGATTCTGGCGAAGCTGCAGGTGGCGGACCGGACACAGGCAGCCTTATATGCCAATGCTGTCGGGCTTACCAAATATGAGATGTCATACGATTAA
- a CDS encoding Wzz/FepE/Etk N-terminal domain-containing protein: MEKTILDYINLIKKKLWLIMVFVLISCATTFYVSKNFVAPVYSASGQLLVNNVVNVPESNNLNALNFSLNLIESYKEIMKSPTLMKSVIAEHPEFGLTAGQLAAKLQIKSSEKSQVINLSVEDKDYGTAATIVNAVSQTFIRSLPALMNLNNVTFLTPADLAAQPQPVNGGVTMNILISFVVSLMAAVGIILLMETLNGTLRNEKEAEFELGLPVIASIPAIRKRDFGKSDNDKARVGEGKYVTAE; this comes from the coding sequence GTGGAAAAGACGATTTTGGATTACATTAACCTGATAAAGAAAAAATTATGGTTAATCATGGTATTTGTACTTATCTCCTGCGCCACCACCTTCTATGTCAGTAAAAACTTCGTTGCACCCGTCTACTCCGCCTCTGGACAGCTACTGGTCAACAACGTTGTGAATGTCCCCGAGAGCAATAATCTTAACGCACTGAACTTCAGTCTTAACCTCATCGAGAGCTATAAGGAAATCATGAAGTCCCCCACCCTTATGAAGAGTGTAATCGCGGAGCATCCCGAATTCGGCCTGACAGCGGGCCAATTGGCTGCCAAGCTGCAGATCAAATCCTCTGAGAAAAGCCAGGTGATTAATCTGAGCGTGGAGGATAAGGATTACGGTACCGCAGCTACGATTGTTAACGCGGTTTCGCAGACCTTCATCCGTAGCCTGCCGGCACTGATGAACCTGAATAATGTAACCTTCCTGACTCCGGCTGATCTTGCTGCCCAGCCTCAGCCGGTCAACGGCGGAGTGACCATGAATATTCTCATCAGCTTCGTGGTGTCGCTGATGGCAGCGGTCGGGATTATCCTGCTGATGGAGACGCTGAACGGTACGCTGAGAAACGAGAAGGAAGCGGAATTCGAGCTTGGCCTTCCGGTCATTGCCAGCATTCCGGCGATCCGCAAGCGCGATTTCGGCAAATCGGACAATGACAAGGCAAGAGTAGGGGAGGGCAAATATGTTACGGCTGAATAG
- a CDS encoding CpsD/CapB family tyrosine-protein kinase produces MLRLNRSLITDMNPSSHISESFRSLRTYIRQLGLLKGTGGQVLLFTSAESGEGKTTILANLAVSFVQDGKKVAVVDGNLRKPGLHSIFDVEGSQGLAAYLSGYEEAKDIAVYGSLANLAVIPAGITHVSPPDLLGSERMAGLLTELKASFDLILLDSPQGVDYSDARILAPLSDGVVIVARHGRTKREALRKLKGLMEQTGVRILGIAMNQTR; encoded by the coding sequence ATGTTACGGCTGAATAGAAGTCTAATCACAGACATGAACCCGTCCTCGCATATCTCCGAATCCTTCCGCTCGCTGCGCACGTATATCCGCCAGCTCGGCTTGCTGAAAGGGACGGGCGGACAGGTGCTGCTCTTCACTTCTGCAGAGAGCGGCGAAGGCAAGACCACCATTCTCGCCAATCTGGCCGTATCCTTCGTACAGGATGGCAAGAAGGTGGCGGTGGTGGATGGTAACCTGCGGAAGCCCGGCCTGCATAGCATCTTCGATGTGGAAGGCAGCCAAGGGCTGGCAGCTTACTTAAGCGGCTACGAGGAAGCCAAGGATATTGCTGTCTATGGCAGCTTGGCGAACCTGGCGGTGATTCCTGCCGGAATAACCCATGTCAGTCCGCCGGACTTGCTCGGCAGCGAAAGAATGGCCGGGCTGCTTACGGAGCTGAAGGCAAGCTTCGATCTGATTCTGCTGGATTCGCCGCAGGGCGTAGATTACAGCGATGCACGGATTCTGGCCCCCCTCTCGGATGGGGTGGTCATAGTAGCCAGACACGGCCGGACGAAGCGCGAAGCGCTCCGCAAGCTGAAAGGTCTCATGGAGCAGACAGGTGTAAGGATTCTCGGGATTGCGATGAACCAGACCAGATAG